The following are encoded together in the Candidatus Omnitrophota bacterium genome:
- the alr gene encoding alanine racemase produces the protein MMDSFKKEQIKKLNHPVWAEVDLGAVGHNFRAVQKCLKPATKVLCVVKAQAYGHGMIEAAKLLDKKGTHLFGVADIDEGILLRKAGTKKPILVFENILPQAAATLIKANLTATICNIETAQALNSAARNLRKKISVHIKIDTGMGRLGVWHEKAVDFILKVRKLESLNLEGIYTHFPSADTDKAFTQKQIKIFSALVEKMSSLGIRFQYVHAANSAGIIGYPAGHFNLVRAGLMLYGMYPDKQFYRKVSLRPALAVKSKVIFVKEIKQGMSISYGRSFIAKTKMKTATLPIGYSDGYFRLFSNAAFVLINGKRCPVLGRVTMDQIVVDVTRLKSVKVGDEVVLLGRQGKYEITADNLASFAQTINYEITCSLGSRLRRFYK, from the coding sequence ATGATGGATAGTTTTAAAAAAGAACAGATCAAAAAGCTTAATCACCCCGTGTGGGCCGAAGTTGATCTTGGCGCGGTCGGCCATAATTTTCGCGCGGTCCAAAAATGCCTTAAACCGGCAACAAAAGTACTTTGCGTTGTTAAGGCGCAAGCCTATGGACATGGCATGATCGAGGCAGCTAAGCTTCTTGATAAAAAGGGAACGCATCTTTTTGGGGTCGCGGATATTGACGAAGGAATTCTTTTAAGGAAAGCGGGAACAAAGAAGCCAATTTTGGTTTTTGAAAACATCTTGCCGCAAGCCGCCGCAACGCTTATTAAAGCGAATTTAACCGCGACCATTTGCAATATCGAGACAGCGCAAGCTCTCAATAGTGCTGCGCGAAACTTAAGAAAGAAAATATCCGTTCATATTAAAATTGATACCGGTATGGGGCGTTTAGGCGTTTGGCATGAAAAGGCCGTGGATTTTATTTTAAAGGTTCGGAAATTGGAATCATTAAACTTGGAAGGAATTTATACCCATTTTCCATCGGCAGATACTGATAAAGCATTTACACAAAAACAGATCAAAATATTTTCAGCTCTGGTTGAAAAAATGAGTAGCTTAGGCATTCGTTTTCAATATGTTCACGCGGCCAATAGCGCCGGGATTATCGGTTATCCGGCTGGGCATTTTAATTTAGTCCGTGCGGGGCTGATGCTTTACGGAATGTACCCCGATAAGCAATTCTACAGAAAAGTTTCCTTAAGGCCGGCTTTAGCCGTAAAATCAAAGGTCATTTTTGTAAAAGAAATAAAGCAGGGCATGAGTATTAGCTACGGCCGTAGTTTTATCGCCAAGACAAAAATGAAAACAGCAACGCTTCCTATCGGTTATAGCGACGGGTATTTTCGCCTTTTTTCCAACGCGGCTTTTGTTCTTATCAATGGAAAACGTTGTCCGGTTTTAGGGCGAGTGACGATGGACCAGATCGTGGTTGATGTTACCAGACTTAAAAGTGTTAAAGTCGGCGATGAGGTTGTTTTGCTGGGCCGACAAGGAAAATATGAGATTACCGCGGACAATTTAGCTTCGTTTGCCCAAACAATTAACTACGAGATCACCTGTAGTTTAGGTTCCCGCCTCAGACGCTTCTATAAATAA
- the mtnA gene encoding S-methyl-5-thioribose-1-phosphate isomerase, with product MPIQTIKWKNNSIRIIDQRKLPLEYKVMTCRNIKDVCRAIKTLSVRGAPAIGVAAAFGVFLGVKDLNAKSRREFEKKFSKVCDYIGSSRPTAVNLFNALERMKKVLALHPQVDTEQLKKLLLKEAFAIFNEDKISCRKMGDFGARLIKNNSRLLTICNAGALATVDYGTALGVMYSAKKAGKKFSVYACETRPLLQGARLTAWELTKAKIPTTLICDNMAATVIKQKRIDAIFTGADRIAANGDTANKIGTYNLAILAKYHKVPFYVVAPFSTFDLSIASGRQIPIEERHEDEVTHIAGRRVAAFGVKVFNPAFDVTDHNLITAIITERGIIRPSFKKNIKKLS from the coding sequence ATGCCTATCCAAACAATCAAATGGAAAAATAATTCCATTCGAATTATCGACCAACGAAAGCTTCCGCTTGAATATAAAGTGATGACGTGCCGCAACATAAAAGATGTTTGTCGGGCGATTAAAACCTTAAGCGTGCGCGGCGCACCGGCTATTGGCGTTGCGGCGGCTTTCGGCGTTTTTTTAGGCGTTAAAGATCTTAACGCCAAAAGCCGCCGGGAGTTTGAAAAGAAATTCTCTAAAGTTTGTGATTATATCGGCAGTTCGCGCCCCACCGCGGTAAATTTATTTAATGCTTTAGAAAGAATGAAAAAAGTTTTGGCTCTGCATCCGCAAGTCGATACAGAGCAACTAAAGAAACTTTTGCTTAAAGAAGCGTTCGCTATTTTTAACGAAGATAAGATTTCCTGCCGGAAAATGGGTGATTTTGGCGCGCGGCTTATTAAAAATAATAGCCGCCTTCTAACCATCTGTAACGCCGGCGCTTTGGCAACGGTTGATTATGGAACAGCTTTGGGTGTTATGTACAGCGCGAAAAAAGCGGGAAAAAAATTTAGCGTTTATGCCTGCGAAACCAGACCGCTATTGCAAGGAGCGCGATTAACCGCCTGGGAATTAACCAAAGCGAAGATCCCGACGACTCTTATCTGTGACAATATGGCGGCAACAGTTATCAAGCAAAAAAGAATTGATGCGATATTTACCGGAGCCGATCGCATTGCCGCTAACGGAGATACGGCCAACAAGATCGGAACATATAATTTAGCTATTTTAGCAAAATATCATAAAGTTCCTTTTTATGTGGTGGCGCCTTTCTCGACATTCGATCTTTCTATTGCAAGCGGCCGGCAAATCCCAATCGAAGAGCGCCACGAAGATGAAGTCACGCATATTGCCGGGCGGCGTGTGGCTGCTTTCGGCGTTAAAGTTTTTAATCCCGCTTTTGATGTGACCGATCATAATCTTATCACGGCCATTATTACTGAGCGTGGCATTATCCGTCCTTCGTTTAAGAAAAATATAAAAAAACTCTCATAA
- the holB gene encoding DNA polymerase III subunit delta', with amino-acid sequence MITETNIAYSPVVKRFAEFIKNKRLAHAYLFIGPASSGKTITAFTIAKLVNCENPKAGAPCEACASCVKIANGNHPDVHFVSSEDNTSIKIEQIRDMINKIQLRPFEAEKKVFIIKNAEQLTLEAANALLKTLEEPSANSLIILTTASSEKNLDTIKSRCQIIHFSLSTPKDLEEHLCKRAGLDKQSAHFLAYFTEGSLGKANRMDSQMILKQKNAIIDFFLDPESSPNDLRLILSDKEKTKEALKVVLTWFRDILFIKMGIAQIRLINTDRLDDLKRLVSVYSVEELNIILQEFSKMIELSEDNFNIKIALAITKERLCPRS; translated from the coding sequence ATGATCACCGAAACAAATATTGCGTATAGTCCGGTCGTAAAACGTTTTGCTGAATTTATAAAAAATAAACGTTTAGCGCACGCCTATCTTTTTATCGGGCCGGCATCATCCGGGAAAACCATTACAGCTTTTACGATCGCGAAATTAGTCAATTGCGAGAACCCTAAAGCAGGCGCGCCATGCGAGGCGTGCGCGTCGTGCGTTAAGATCGCAAACGGCAATCATCCCGATGTGCATTTTGTCAGCTCCGAAGATAATACATCGATAAAAATAGAACAAATTCGCGATATGATCAATAAGATCCAGCTTAGGCCCTTTGAAGCTGAGAAGAAAGTATTTATTATTAAGAATGCCGAACAATTAACGCTGGAAGCGGCCAACGCGCTTTTAAAAACTTTAGAGGAACCGTCAGCAAATAGCCTTATTATTTTGACGACCGCGTCTTCGGAAAAGAATTTAGACACCATTAAATCCCGATGCCAGATCATCCATTTTTCGCTCTCTACGCCTAAGGACCTAGAAGAGCATTTGTGCAAACGCGCCGGCTTAGATAAACAAAGCGCGCACTTTTTAGCGTATTTCACGGAAGGGTCTTTGGGGAAGGCAAATCGTATGGACAGCCAAATGATCTTAAAACAAAAAAATGCCATTATTGATTTCTTCTTAGATCCGGAAAGCTCGCCTAATGATTTGCGCCTTATCCTAAGCGATAAAGAAAAGACCAAAGAAGCATTAAAAGTTGTTTTAACCTGGTTTCGTGATATCCTTTTCATCAAAATGGGGATCGCTCAGATCCGTCTCATTAACACAGATCGCCTTGATGACCTTAAGCGCTTAGTCTCTGTCTATTCCGTCGAAGAACTTAACATCATCTTGCAGGAATTCTCAAAAATGATCGAGCTTTCGGAAGATAATTTCAATATTAAAATCGCTTTAGCCATTACAAAGGAGCGGCTATGTCCAAGATCATAG
- a CDS encoding CxxC-x17-CxxC domain-containing protein, with translation MKKTVKRKVAVRKAPETAAPKAAPKVAPDVADLMYKIEQHLTFLEKKIDTLINQSSQRPAEVKSFPKPFLPFNRPSHSESFSRPSHGEHFDRPRHGGGREENSFRERSMTRAICADCKQECEVPFKPTGERPVYCKECFSKRKDAGTFSGRRDHEHKGHRREDFSHTTHSHKHEGGPVRKHGKRGKY, from the coding sequence ATGAAGAAAACCGTTAAGCGTAAAGTTGCTGTTCGTAAAGCCCCTGAAACTGCCGCGCCAAAAGCCGCTCCCAAGGTCGCGCCGGATGTCGCGGATCTGATGTATAAGATAGAACAGCATTTGACCTTTTTAGAAAAAAAGATCGATACTCTCATCAATCAATCTTCGCAAAGGCCGGCTGAAGTAAAGAGTTTTCCAAAGCCCTTCTTGCCTTTTAACCGTCCTTCTCATAGCGAGTCTTTTAGCCGCCCTTCTCATGGGGAGCATTTTGACCGCCCTCGCCATGGAGGAGGCAGAGAAGAGAATAGCTTTAGAGAAAGAAGTATGACCCGGGCGATTTGCGCGGATTGCAAACAAGAATGCGAAGTGCCTTTTAAGCCCACCGGTGAGCGCCCTGTTTACTGCAAGGAATGTTTTTCAAAGCGTAAAGACGCCGGAACGTTTTCAGGCCGCCGCGATCATGAGCATAAAGGGCATCGACGAGAAGATTTTTCTCACACAACGCATTCCCATAAACACGAAGGTGGCCCCGTCCGTAAACACGGAAAAAGAGGGAAGTATTAA
- the tsaB gene encoding tRNA (adenosine(37)-N6)-threonylcarbamoyltransferase complex dimerization subunit type 1 TsaB, giving the protein MNILSLETSTKNFSIAVLKDQKIIFERNMKLKDVLSSSILPAIIQVLTKSKMSLARLDGFAVGLGPGSFTSLRVGLSTVKGLAFATKKPIAGISSLDILAMNVPEKYTQQICTLCDAKRNLFYCCFYEKQNGLLKRKTDYLLLDRESIQQKINKRTVLLGDGVKIWQEEPEAGDRDNFQYLDEKYWHPKASHLAYLAAERFKKKKYDLASKIVPIYLYADDCQVQK; this is encoded by the coding sequence ATGAATATCTTAAGCCTCGAAACATCAACCAAGAATTTCAGTATAGCGGTTTTAAAAGATCAGAAAATCATTTTTGAGCGAAACATGAAGCTTAAAGATGTTTTATCTTCATCTATTCTGCCGGCAATTATCCAGGTTTTGACAAAATCGAAAATGAGTTTAGCGCGCCTTGATGGTTTTGCCGTGGGCTTAGGCCCGGGGTCGTTCACCAGTTTACGGGTTGGCCTATCGACTGTTAAAGGCTTAGCATTCGCGACCAAAAAGCCGATCGCGGGCATTTCCAGCTTAGATATTTTGGCGATGAATGTTCCGGAAAAATATACACAGCAGATCTGTACGTTATGCGATGCGAAGCGTAATTTATTCTATTGTTGTTTTTATGAAAAGCAAAACGGCCTTTTGAAGCGAAAAACCGATTATCTTCTGCTTGACCGGGAAAGTATTCAGCAAAAAATTAACAAAAGGACCGTTCTTTTAGGAGATGGTGTTAAAATATGGCAAGAAGAACCCGAAGCAGGCGACAGGGACAATTTTCAGTATTTAGACGAGAAATATTGGCATCCCAAGGCAAGCCATTTGGCTTATTTAGCCGCTGAACGATTTAAAAAGAAAAAGTATGATTTGGCTTCAAAAATAGTTCCCATTTATCTTTATGCGGATGATTGCCAGGTACAAAAATGA
- the metG gene encoding methionine--tRNA ligase — translation MTTKKFYVSTPIYYVNDQPHIGHAYTTILADCLSRYHKAAGDEVFFLTGLDEHGQKVQSAAEKKGLLPQAHVDEMAPRFLELWERLGIQYSDFIRTTQSRHKQVVQDCLKQIYDKGDIYTDEYEGWYSVAEERFITEEENRSGKFREVKKLKEKNYFFKMSKYQKQLQEHIEKNPGFIAPDHRRNEILGFLRQPLGDLCISRPKSRLNWGIEIPFDQDYVTYVWFDALVNYISAIGFGSDDKKFQKWWPVDVHLIGKDILTTHSVYWSTMLLSLGVALPKKIFAHGWWMTGEAKMSKSLGNVVSPLDLIEQHGVDAVRYYLMKEMILGNDANFTPESFIKCYNSDLANDFGNLLNRVSGLINKLFEGKIPDQGKIGAADEEIKKAAQSLFPETQKLIDELKVQEAIEATLQLVRMVNKYVESQAPWKVAKTDLTRAGTILYTATEALRISAVLLTPVMPSKCKIVLEVLGAPDESTQWGALVPGTKLKLHEALFPRLETKNNENPKS, via the coding sequence ATGACAACTAAAAAGTTCTACGTTTCAACACCGATCTACTATGTCAATGATCAGCCGCATATCGGCCATGCCTATACGACGATTCTCGCGGATTGTCTGTCGCGCTATCATAAGGCGGCGGGCGATGAGGTTTTTTTCTTAACGGGGCTTGATGAGCACGGCCAAAAAGTGCAATCGGCCGCCGAGAAAAAAGGATTATTGCCGCAAGCCCACGTCGATGAAATGGCGCCGCGCTTTCTCGAATTATGGGAAAGGCTCGGCATACAATATTCTGATTTTATCCGCACCACCCAAAGCCGCCACAAGCAAGTTGTCCAGGACTGCTTAAAACAAATTTATGACAAAGGCGATATTTATACGGACGAATACGAAGGATGGTATTCGGTCGCCGAAGAACGTTTTATAACGGAAGAAGAAAATAGGTCAGGCAAGTTTCGGGAAGTCAAAAAGCTTAAAGAAAAGAATTATTTCTTTAAGATGAGTAAATATCAAAAACAGCTTCAGGAACATATCGAAAAAAATCCCGGATTTATAGCACCCGATCATCGGCGTAATGAAATTTTAGGTTTTTTGCGCCAGCCTTTAGGGGATTTGTGTATTTCGCGTCCCAAATCACGCCTTAACTGGGGCATTGAAATTCCCTTCGATCAAGATTATGTCACTTACGTTTGGTTTGACGCTTTGGTCAATTATATCTCGGCAATTGGTTTTGGCAGTGATGATAAAAAGTTTCAAAAATGGTGGCCGGTGGATGTGCATTTAATAGGTAAGGATATTCTTACCACCCATTCGGTGTATTGGTCGACGATGTTATTGTCGCTGGGCGTTGCTCTTCCCAAAAAGATATTCGCTCATGGTTGGTGGATGACGGGGGAAGCGAAGATGAGCAAATCCTTAGGTAATGTGGTCAGCCCCTTAGATTTGATCGAACAGCATGGCGTTGACGCGGTGCGTTATTATTTAATGAAAGAAATGATTTTAGGAAATGACGCTAATTTTACGCCGGAAAGTTTTATCAAATGTTACAATTCGGACCTTGCGAATGATTTTGGCAATCTGTTGAACCGAGTGAGTGGGCTTATTAATAAACTTTTTGAAGGGAAAATTCCGGATCAGGGAAAAATAGGGGCGGCCGACGAAGAAATAAAGAAAGCCGCCCAATCATTATTTCCTGAAACTCAAAAACTTATTGATGAATTAAAAGTGCAGGAAGCCATTGAAGCAACATTGCAGTTGGTGCGAATGGTCAATAAATACGTGGAGTCTCAAGCCCCTTGGAAAGTTGCTAAAACTGACCTTACGCGCGCCGGAACCATTCTTTATACGGCAACCGAAGCTTTAAGAATTAGCGCGGTTTTGCTTACGCCCGTCATGCCTTCAAAGTGCAAAATCGTTTTAGAAGTGTTGGGCGCCCCCGACGAATCAACTCAATGGGGCGCCCTCGTTCCCGGTACAAAATTAAAACTTCATGAAGCACTGTTTCCGAGACTGGAAACAAAGAATAATGAAAATCCTAAATCCTAA
- the thiL gene encoding thiamine-phosphate kinase, whose protein sequence is MIRLKKTRLKDVGEFGFIELAAKILSSPVKNVIKGIGDDAAVLDIGRKELLLLTTDMLVEGVHFTRSMNARSIGHKSLACNISDIAAMGGIPSCAVISLGVPPNLNLRFVQELYQGINRLAKKFSVSIVGGDTVKSAKIVINIALLGNVFKENLLLRCGAKKGNRIFVSGPLGKSFVTKKHLRFTPKVDAAQYLAREFKPTSMIDISDGLCGDLGHILKESSVGAVIYEKLIPKTKGATLNNALYDGEDFELLFTLSSQEANQLIRMKKNRFPFWYIGDIVDEKEKLTIVSGSGKRIALKPKSFSHF, encoded by the coding sequence ATGATCCGCCTTAAGAAAACAAGATTAAAAGATGTCGGCGAATTTGGATTTATTGAATTGGCCGCCAAAATACTTTCCTCTCCGGTCAAAAATGTCATTAAAGGAATAGGTGATGACGCGGCCGTTTTGGATATTGGACGCAAAGAACTTCTTTTGCTAACGACTGATATGTTGGTGGAAGGAGTTCACTTTACTCGCTCGATGAACGCGCGATCGATCGGACATAAATCTTTGGCGTGCAATATCAGCGATATCGCGGCGATGGGAGGAATTCCAAGCTGCGCGGTTATTTCTCTTGGTGTGCCGCCGAATTTAAATTTGCGGTTTGTCCAAGAACTTTATCAAGGTATCAATCGCTTGGCGAAAAAATTTTCCGTTTCCATTGTCGGCGGCGATACGGTGAAAAGCGCAAAAATAGTCATCAACATTGCACTTTTAGGAAATGTTTTTAAAGAAAACCTTTTGTTGCGCTGTGGCGCCAAAAAGGGGAACCGAATTTTTGTCAGTGGGCCTTTAGGAAAATCATTCGTAACAAAAAAACATTTACGTTTTACGCCTAAAGTTGACGCGGCGCAGTATCTGGCTCGTGAGTTTAAACCGACATCTATGATCGATATTTCCGACGGGCTTTGCGGAGACTTGGGCCATATTTTAAAGGAAAGTAGTGTTGGGGCGGTCATTTATGAAAAACTTATTCCGAAAACAAAAGGTGCTACTTTAAATAATGCTTTATACGATGGGGAAGATTTCGAGCTCCTTTTTACTTTATCATCCCAAGAGGCCAATCAGCTTATTCGAATGAAGAAAAACAGATTTCCTTTTTGGTATATTGGGGATATTGTTGACGAAAAAGAAAAGTTAACGATTGTGAGCGGATCCGGGAAGCGAATCGCATTAAAGCCAAAAAGTTTCTCTCACTTCTAA
- the tsaE gene encoding tRNA (adenosine(37)-N6)-threonylcarbamoyltransferase complex ATPase subunit type 1 TsaE: MRTTKIISENAKQTVELGKRLARCLKKGDIICLFGDLGSGKTTFTKGIAQGLCVSKNSVNSPTFVLLNIHKGRLPLFHFDLYRLDNIDEILMIGYEEFFYGEGVSIVEWAEKLKKLLPENHLSVKISLKKNNQRLIQISARGSRYQELLKEFIK; this comes from the coding sequence ATGAGAACTACCAAAATCATTTCAGAAAACGCGAAGCAAACAGTTGAGCTGGGCAAGCGCTTAGCCAGATGCCTTAAGAAAGGCGATATTATTTGTCTTTTTGGAGACTTGGGAAGCGGAAAAACAACTTTCACTAAAGGGATTGCGCAGGGCCTTTGCGTTTCTAAAAATTCTGTGAACAGCCCGACATTTGTTCTGCTAAATATTCATAAAGGCCGATTGCCTTTATTCCATTTTGATCTTTATCGCTTGGATAATATTGATGAGATTTTGATGATCGGTTACGAAGAATTCTTTTACGGCGAAGGAGTTTCTATCGTCGAATGGGCCGAAAAGTTAAAGAAATTGCTACCGGAAAATCATTTAAGCGTTAAAATCTCTTTAAAAAAGAACAATCAAAGGCTTATTCAAATATCCGCGCGGGGAAGCCGTTACCAAGAATTGTTGAAAGAATTTATCAAATGA
- a CDS encoding LptF/LptG family permease, with amino-acid sequence MRILDRYIIHSVIRIFFATIFIFCFLYILIDVASNLNEIIDRKVPFEILLQYYLSFLPIILVQTSPIACLIASILTFSHLNNNNEIIVLRTGGLSFWQITKPAIYFALIVSAGIFVLNERFVPTATASSEAIRNENIILKVDSEQRKKAKIKNLTFYGLKNRLYFIDTFDPNDWTLEGITIIGHDNDQRMREKVVALKGKWTGIAWKFYKCQLTTFDASGMNIVEETKYFEDKLMDIKETPQDFVRQRLDVSSMNIRQLDEYIKRFSHSGASKALHNLRVDMHQKIAFPFYNIVILLVGLPLSLTTGRRKALTFTSLGIGIGIGFIFYVVNAVGLALGKGGVLFPVLSAWLSPIIFLIIAAYLIRTKF; translated from the coding sequence ATGCGTATCTTAGACCGCTATATCATTCATTCTGTCATCAGGATCTTTTTTGCCACCATTTTCATTTTCTGTTTTCTCTATATCCTGATCGACGTCGCCAGTAACTTAAATGAAATCATCGACCGAAAAGTCCCTTTTGAGATCTTACTTCAATATTATCTTTCTTTTTTACCGATCATCTTAGTTCAAACATCTCCCATCGCCTGTTTGATCGCCAGCATTCTCACCTTTAGCCACTTAAATAACAATAATGAGATCATCGTTTTACGGACCGGAGGCTTAAGTTTCTGGCAGATCACCAAGCCGGCTATTTATTTTGCTCTCATTGTTTCTGCCGGTATTTTTGTCTTGAATGAGCGATTTGTCCCTACCGCGACCGCCAGCTCAGAGGCCATCCGCAACGAAAATATCATTTTAAAAGTTGATAGCGAACAAAGAAAAAAAGCCAAAATAAAGAATTTGACCTTTTATGGATTAAAGAATCGCCTCTATTTTATCGACACCTTTGATCCGAATGATTGGACTTTAGAAGGCATTACCATTATCGGCCATGACAATGACCAGAGAATGCGCGAAAAAGTCGTTGCCTTAAAAGGCAAGTGGACAGGTATCGCGTGGAAGTTTTATAAATGCCAATTAACAACTTTTGACGCTTCGGGGATGAATATCGTGGAAGAAACAAAATACTTTGAAGATAAATTGATGGATATTAAAGAAACTCCTCAGGATTTTGTCCGGCAAAGGCTGGATGTTTCATCGATGAACATCCGCCAACTTGATGAATACATCAAACGTTTTTCTCACAGCGGCGCCTCCAAGGCGTTGCATAATTTGCGCGTCGATATGCATCAAAAGATCGCTTTTCCTTTTTATAATATCGTTATTCTGTTGGTGGGCTTGCCCTTGTCGCTGACAACCGGCAGAAGAAAAGCTCTGACATTTACTTCTTTGGGGATCGGGATCGGGATTGGATTTATATTTTATGTGGTCAACGCTGTGGGCCTTGCCTTAGGAAAAGGTGGAGTTCTTTTCCCTGTGCTTTCGGCGTGGTTGTCGCCTATCATTTTCTTGATCATTGCCGCTTATCTTATCCGCACAAAATTCTAA
- a CDS encoding LptF/LptG family permease, translating into MRILRNYILLECILPFFIALGVLTCVFLLGNLIQLANLVINKGVSVTAVAKVFVLYVPLLLGYTLPIACLTAIILTFGRFSADNEILAMRASGIRLHKLLFPLFVIGIMLSLFSVILNERIIPYAHHEQRKILKDVGAKNPAAFLEAGTFIHAFKDQILFIYRIEDNKLYNVRIYQPQPDRPTRTIIANEGEFTPVPGETKIKLKLMNGTSDEPNLDSPNSFYKLNFKNYFMTLDLSSGESKNVEKKPKSMSLKELGEKIKELKAASVDISPLVTEYHRKITWSFSALIFILLGFPIAVITHRREKTANLVLAVLCAAVYYLLSLGCEALSVQNITPPAITMWAPNILGFLAASYLNYKLCVS; encoded by the coding sequence ATGCGGATCCTACGAAATTATATTTTGCTTGAATGTATCCTCCCCTTTTTTATCGCCCTGGGGGTTTTGACATGTGTTTTCCTTTTAGGGAACCTCATCCAACTCGCCAATCTGGTCATTAATAAAGGTGTTAGCGTTACCGCCGTTGCCAAGGTTTTCGTATTATACGTCCCTCTTTTATTAGGCTACACGCTTCCCATCGCGTGTCTGACAGCCATTATTTTGACGTTTGGAAGGTTTTCCGCCGATAATGAGATCCTAGCCATGCGCGCCAGCGGTATTCGCTTACACAAACTTCTCTTTCCTTTGTTTGTTATCGGAATTATGTTAAGCCTTTTTTCCGTTATTCTAAACGAGCGCATTATTCCTTACGCGCACCATGAACAACGTAAGATCTTAAAAGATGTCGGAGCAAAAAATCCGGCCGCATTTCTGGAAGCCGGAACATTTATCCACGCCTTTAAAGATCAGATCCTTTTTATTTATCGGATAGAGGATAATAAACTTTACAATGTCCGCATTTACCAGCCTCAACCCGACCGGCCTACCCGCACCATCATCGCCAATGAGGGAGAATTTACGCCCGTTCCCGGAGAGACCAAGATCAAATTAAAGCTGATGAACGGAACCTCCGACGAACCAAATTTGGATAGCCCAAATAGTTTTTATAAACTTAACTTTAAGAATTATTTTATGACCCTCGATCTGTCGAGCGGCGAGAGCAAAAATGTAGAAAAGAAACCCAAAAGCATGTCGCTTAAAGAACTGGGCGAGAAGATCAAGGAACTTAAAGCGGCCTCTGTTGACATCTCCCCCTTGGTCACAGAATATCATCGTAAGATCACTTGGTCATTTTCGGCGCTGATCTTCATCCTCTTGGGTTTTCCTATCGCCGTCATCACGCACCGTCGGGAGAAAACAGCAAATCTCGTTTTAGCCGTTTTGTGCGCGGCAGTTTACTATTTATTATCGTTAGGCTGTGAGGCTTTAAGCGTACAAAACATTACGCCTCCGGCCATCACCATGTGGGCGCCCAATATCCTTGGATTCCTGGCGGCCTCTTATCTTAATTACAAACTATGCGTATCTTAG
- the ricT gene encoding regulatory iron-sulfur-containing complex subunit RicT, which translates to MSKIIEVKIGEFRPVVFFECGEVSVRYGDYVIVEVDRGMEYGQMVSEDLIKAEIKPENIEGKILRIATVQDLLQVEDNRKKAKEALKTCTAKIEESKVEMQITQCEYSFDGSKIIFFFTAEGRVDFRELVKDLAKIFRVRIELKQIGVRDKARIVGGYGICGREFCCSSYMKDFHPLTIKMSKDQNLPLNPSRISGVCGRIKCCMAYEFSVYREYAKDLPRVGEKITTPQGKGRVIDINILKRYALVDVGEGQVSKIFFNKHNDN; encoded by the coding sequence ATGTCCAAGATCATAGAGGTTAAGATCGGTGAATTTCGTCCCGTTGTTTTCTTTGAGTGCGGGGAGGTATCTGTTCGTTATGGGGATTATGTAATCGTGGAAGTTGACCGCGGTATGGAATATGGGCAGATGGTCAGCGAAGATCTCATCAAGGCAGAAATTAAGCCGGAAAATATCGAAGGAAAGATTTTGCGCATTGCCACCGTGCAAGACTTGTTGCAGGTCGAGGATAATCGCAAAAAAGCCAAAGAGGCGCTTAAAACCTGTACGGCTAAGATCGAAGAAAGCAAAGTGGAGATGCAAATAACCCAATGCGAATATTCTTTTGACGGCAGTAAGATCATTTTCTTTTTTACGGCCGAAGGCAGAGTGGATTTTCGCGAACTAGTCAAAGATCTCGCTAAGATATTTCGCGTACGTATCGAATTAAAACAAATTGGTGTGCGCGATAAAGCAAGGATCGTCGGAGGATACGGGATTTGCGGGCGGGAATTCTGCTGTTCATCGTATATGAAAGATTTTCACCCCCTAACGATCAAGATGTCAAAAGATCAAAATCTTCCTTTAAATCCATCCAGAATTTCGGGCGTTTGCGGGCGTATCAAATGCTGTATGGCGTATGAATTTTCCGTTTACCGCGAATATGCTAAAGACCTGCCTCGAGTGGGAGAAAAAATAACCACACCGCAAGGCAAGGGGAGAGTCATTGATATTAATATTTTAAAACGATACGCTTTGGTGGATGTGGGCGAAGGCCAAGTCTCTAAGATATTTTTCAATAAACATAATGACAACTAA